Sequence from the Bacteroidales bacterium genome:
TATTCAGGAAGTTAAGGCCCGCAAGGGTATAGTAATTGCTGTTGTAACCGAAGGGGATTCGGTGATCAGGGGGCTTGCCGACCATGTGATTGAAATTCCTGAAGCTCATGAGGCGGTATCAGCCCTTCTGGCAGTAATTCCCCTGCAGTTGTTTGCTTACCATATTGCTGTCATCAGGGGCTGTAATGTTGATCAGCCGCGCAACCTGGCAAAATCTGTTACTGTAGAGTAATCAGGGTGCGGATTATCGTTTCAGGTATTGTTTTTCGTAATACGTTTCGTATTCTCCGGTAATAACATGGCGTATCCATTCCTGATTGGAAAGGTACCAGTCGACGGTCTTTTCGAGGCCTTCCTTAAAACCGGTCAGTGGTTTCCATCCAAGTTCGCTGCGGACTTTGGATGCATCAATGGCATACCGCAAATCGTGCCCGGCCCGGTCTTTAACAAAAGTGATAAGTTTTTCTGAGGTTCCCGGCGTACGGTTTAGCTTCCGGTCAAGAATACGGCATAATTCACGTACGAGGTCAATATTTTTCCATTCGTTGTTACCCCCAATAGCATATGTTTCACCTGGTTTCCCCTTATGAAAAATCAGGTCAATGGCCTCGGCGTGGTCTTCAACGTAAAGCCAATCGCGGATATTTTCTCCTTTTCCGTATACAGGAATCGGCTTACTGTTGATGATATTGATAATGACAAGTGGGATGAGTTTTTCAGGGAACTGATAAGGGCCATAATTGTTGGAGCAGTTGGAAATGATAACCGGAAGGCCATAGGTATGATGATAGGCCCTGACAAGATGGTCG
This genomic interval carries:
- the rfbB gene encoding dTDP-glucose 4,6-dehydratase, whose protein sequence is MKSAYSKTILITGGAGFIGSHVVRRLVNQYPDYQIVNLDKLTYAGNLENLKDIENTSNYVFRQGDIADAGFISSLFSEFVFDGIIHLAAESHVDRSIAEPLRFVMTNIVGTVNLLNAALGQWKNDFAGKLFYQISTDEVFGSLGASGYFNEKTAYDPRSPYSASKASADHLVRAYHHTYGLPVIISNCSNNYGPYQFPEKLIPLVIINIINSKPIPVYGKGENIRDWLYVEDHAEAIDLIFHKGKPGETYAIGGNNEWKNIDLVRELCRILDRKLNRTPGTSEKLITFVKDRAGHDLRYAIDASKVRSELGWKPLTGFKEGLEKTVDWYLSNQEWIRHVITGEYETYYEKQYLKR